A genomic region of Pseudomonas sp. KU43P contains the following coding sequences:
- the cra gene encoding catabolite repressor/activator, whose protein sequence is MKLSDIARLAGVSVTTASYVINGKAEQQRISNSTVERVRAVVEAHGFTPNPQAAGLRSRHTRTLGFILPDLENPSYARIAKQLEQGARARGYQLLIASSDDQPDSERQLQQLFRARRCDALFVASCLPPEDDSYRELQDKGLPVIAIDRRLDPAHFCSVISDDRDASRQLADSLLSTAPHSIALIGARPELSVSQARAGGFDEALQGFSGDVRRYQGEAFSRECGQRLMQQLIDELGGLPDALVTTSYVLLQGVFDTLQARPADSRQLQLGTFGDNQLLDFLPLPVNAMAQQHGLIAATALELALAAIEDKRYEPGVHAIGRTFKQRIAAG, encoded by the coding sequence GTGAAACTCAGCGATATCGCCCGTCTGGCCGGTGTGTCCGTGACCACAGCCAGTTACGTCATCAATGGCAAGGCCGAACAGCAGCGCATCAGCAACAGCACTGTCGAGCGCGTGCGCGCGGTGGTCGAGGCCCACGGCTTCACCCCCAATCCGCAGGCCGCCGGCCTGCGTAGTCGGCACACCCGGACCCTGGGCTTCATTCTCCCGGATCTGGAGAACCCCAGCTACGCCCGCATCGCCAAACAACTGGAACAAGGCGCCCGCGCCCGTGGTTACCAGTTGCTGATTGCCAGCAGCGACGACCAGCCAGACAGCGAGCGCCAACTGCAGCAACTGTTCCGTGCCCGACGCTGCGATGCGCTGTTCGTTGCCAGCTGCCTGCCGCCAGAAGACGACAGCTACCGCGAGCTTCAAGACAAAGGCCTACCGGTGATCGCCATCGACCGGCGCCTGGACCCGGCACACTTCTGCTCGGTCATCAGTGATGATCGCGATGCCAGCCGCCAGCTCGCCGACAGCCTGCTGTCCACTGCCCCACACAGCATCGCCCTGATCGGCGCACGCCCCGAACTGTCGGTCAGCCAGGCCCGCGCCGGTGGTTTCGACGAGGCACTGCAAGGTTTTTCCGGTGACGTGCGGCGCTACCAGGGCGAAGCCTTCAGCCGTGAATGCGGCCAGCGCCTGATGCAGCAACTGATCGACGAACTGGGCGGGCTGCCGGATGCCCTGGTGACCACCTCCTATGTGCTGCTGCAAGGCGTGTTCGACACCCTGCAGGCGCGCCCGGCCGATTCGCGTCAGTTGCAACTGGGCACCTTCGGTGACAATCAGCTGCTCGACTTCCTGCCGCTGCCGGTCAATGCCATGGCCCAGCAACATGGCCTGATCGCCGCCACAGCACTGGAACTGGCATTGGCCGCGATCGAGGACAAACGCTACGAGCCCGGCGTGCACGCCATTGGCCGCACCTTCAAGCAACGCATCGCAGCGGGCTGA
- the ptsP gene encoding phosphoenolpyruvate--protein phosphotransferase — protein MLELAKEQIAMGQTAVDKPQALRLLAQRLVADGLVAEGYLQGLEAREAQGSTFLGQGIAIPHGTPQTRDLVFATGVRLLQFPEGVDWGDGQIVYLAIGIAARSDEHLRLLQLLTRALGETDLAEALRRASSAEALLKLLQSAPQELALDAQLVGLNLPADDFDELAWRGARLLQRAGCVDSGFAAVLQQAAPLPLGEGLWWLHSERQVRQPGLAFVTPQQPLRYRDQPLNGLFCLASLGAAHQALLERLCEVLIEGRGQTLYQATSSRAVLEVLGGEAPMDWPSARIALANPHGLHARPAKILAQLAKGFEGEIHLRMVDSAQPAVSVKSLSKLLSLGARRGQMLELIAEPSIAGDALPILLAAIEEGLGEEVEPLPATASQASSMPPERLQPPAAGTRIQAVGAAPGIASGPAHVCVEREIDYPLRGESPTQERLKLQQAVAAVNADLQTLVRRSDKAIGEIFVTHQEMLADPALTDDVELRLAQGESAPAAWMAVIDAAARQQEALHDALLAERAADLRDVGRRVLAQLCGVQTQAEPEQAYVLVMAEVGPSDVARLDPSRVAGIVTAYGGATAHSAIVARALGIPAVVGVGAAILQLEAGTSLLLDGQRGTLSVAPPADELQRALAERDQREQRLRAAWADRHAPAVTRDGHAVEVFANIGESSGIDKVVEQGAEGIGLLRTELLFMAHPQAPDIVTQEAEYRRVLDGLGGRPLVVRTLDVGGDKPLPYWPIPAEDNPFLGVRGVRLTLQRPQIMEDQLRALLRAADQRPLRIMFPMVGQVHEWREARAMVERLRVEIPVADLQLGIMVEVPSAALLAPQLAREVDFFSIGTNDLTQYTLAIDRGHPSLSAQADGLHPAVLSLIDMTVRAAHAEGKWVGVCGELAADPQAVAVLLGLDVDELSVAARSVAEVKALVRQADHQTARALAREALQQDSAAAVRALVERY, from the coding sequence ATGCTCGAGCTCGCCAAAGAGCAGATAGCCATGGGCCAGACGGCCGTCGACAAGCCCCAGGCGTTGCGCCTGCTGGCGCAGCGGCTGGTCGCCGATGGGCTGGTCGCCGAAGGCTACCTGCAAGGCCTCGAGGCGCGTGAGGCACAAGGTTCCACCTTCCTTGGCCAGGGCATCGCCATCCCCCACGGCACCCCGCAGACCCGTGACCTGGTGTTCGCTACCGGCGTGCGCCTGCTGCAGTTTCCCGAAGGCGTCGATTGGGGCGACGGCCAGATCGTCTACCTGGCCATCGGCATCGCCGCCCGCTCCGACGAGCACCTGCGCCTGCTGCAATTGCTGACCCGTGCCCTGGGCGAAACCGACCTGGCCGAAGCCCTGCGCCGCGCCAGCTCCGCCGAAGCGCTGCTCAAGCTGCTGCAAAGCGCACCGCAGGAGCTGGCGCTGGACGCGCAACTGGTCGGCCTGAACCTGCCAGCCGACGACTTCGACGAGCTGGCCTGGCGTGGCGCGCGTCTGCTGCAACGTGCCGGGTGCGTGGACAGCGGTTTTGCCGCTGTGCTGCAGCAGGCCGCCCCCTTGCCCTTGGGCGAGGGCCTGTGGTGGCTGCACAGCGAGCGCCAGGTGCGCCAGCCGGGCCTGGCCTTCGTCACCCCTCAACAACCACTGCGCTATCGCGACCAGCCGCTCAATGGGCTGTTCTGCCTGGCCAGCCTCGGTGCGGCGCACCAGGCGTTGCTCGAACGCCTTTGCGAGGTGCTGATCGAGGGCCGTGGGCAGACGCTGTACCAGGCCACCAGCAGCCGCGCGGTGCTCGAAGTGCTGGGTGGCGAGGCGCCGATGGACTGGCCCAGTGCCCGCATCGCCCTTGCCAACCCCCACGGCCTGCATGCCCGCCCGGCGAAGATCCTGGCGCAGTTGGCCAAAGGCTTCGAAGGCGAAATTCACCTGCGCATGGTGGACAGCGCGCAGCCGGCAGTGTCGGTCAAAAGCCTCAGCAAGCTGCTCAGTTTGGGGGCTCGGCGTGGGCAGATGCTGGAGCTGATCGCCGAGCCGTCCATCGCCGGCGATGCCTTGCCGATACTGCTGGCAGCTATCGAAGAAGGTCTGGGCGAGGAGGTGGAGCCACTGCCCGCTACCGCCAGTCAGGCTTCGTCGATGCCGCCCGAACGCCTCCAGCCACCGGCAGCCGGCACCCGCATCCAGGCGGTGGGCGCGGCACCTGGTATCGCCAGCGGGCCGGCGCATGTCTGCGTCGAACGTGAAATCGACTACCCGTTGCGAGGCGAATCGCCCACCCAAGAGCGGCTGAAGCTGCAGCAGGCCGTGGCAGCGGTAAATGCAGACTTGCAGACGCTGGTGCGGCGCAGCGACAAAGCCATTGGCGAAATATTCGTTACCCACCAGGAAATGCTCGCCGACCCGGCCCTGACCGACGATGTCGAGCTGCGCCTGGCCCAGGGCGAGAGCGCACCGGCTGCGTGGATGGCGGTGATCGATGCCGCCGCACGCCAGCAGGAGGCACTGCACGATGCACTGCTCGCCGAGCGTGCTGCTGACCTGCGGGATGTCGGTCGTCGCGTATTGGCGCAGCTGTGTGGTGTGCAGACCCAGGCCGAGCCCGAGCAAGCTTATGTCCTGGTGATGGCCGAAGTGGGCCCCTCCGATGTCGCTCGCCTGGATCCGTCGCGGGTCGCCGGCATCGTGACCGCCTACGGCGGCGCCACCGCCCACAGCGCGATCGTCGCCAGAGCGCTGGGCATTCCAGCAGTGGTCGGTGTGGGGGCAGCGATCCTGCAGCTCGAAGCCGGCACCTCGCTGCTGCTCGATGGCCAGCGCGGCACCCTCAGCGTGGCGCCCCCTGCCGATGAGTTGCAACGTGCGCTGGCCGAACGCGACCAGCGCGAGCAGCGCCTGCGTGCGGCCTGGGCCGATCGCCACGCCCCGGCAGTCACCCGCGACGGCCATGCGGTCGAGGTATTCGCCAACATCGGCGAGAGCAGCGGTATCGACAAGGTGGTGGAGCAGGGCGCCGAAGGCATCGGCTTGCTGCGCACCGAACTGCTGTTCATGGCCCACCCACAGGCGCCGGACATCGTCACCCAGGAAGCCGAGTATCGCCGCGTGCTCGACGGCCTGGGCGGCCGGCCACTGGTGGTGCGCACCCTCGATGTGGGCGGCGACAAGCCGTTGCCCTATTGGCCGATCCCAGCCGAGGACAACCCGTTCCTCGGTGTGCGCGGGGTGCGCCTGACCCTGCAGCGGCCACAGATCATGGAAGACCAGTTGCGCGCCCTGCTGCGCGCCGCCGATCAACGCCCGCTGCGGATCATGTTCCCCATGGTCGGGCAGGTGCACGAATGGCGCGAGGCGCGGGCGATGGTCGAACGCCTGCGCGTGGAAATCCCGGTCGCCGACCTGCAGCTCGGGATCATGGTCGAGGTGCCGTCCGCAGCGTTGCTGGCGCCACAGCTCGCGCGCGAAGTGGACTTCTTCAGCATTGGTACCAACGACCTGACCCAGTACACCCTGGCCATTGACCGTGGCCACCCAAGCCTGTCGGCCCAGGCCGACGGCCTGCACCCGGCGGTGCTGAGCCTGATCGACATGACCGTGCGCGCCGCCCATGCCGAGGGCAAGTGGGTAGGGGTGTGCGGAGAGCTGGCCGCCGACCCGCAGGCCGTGGCAGTGCTGCTGGGGCTGGATGTCGACGAGCTGAGCGTGGCGGCGCGCAGCGTTGCCGAAGTCAAGGCACTGGTTCGCCAGGCCGATCACCAGACGGCCCGAGCACTGGCGCGCGAGGCCCTGCAACAAGACAGCGCCGCGGCGGTTCGCGCGCTGGTGGAGCGTTACTGA
- the pfkB gene encoding 1-phosphofructokinase has protein sequence MAKILTLTLNPALDITVSLDTLRPGLVNRAQDQHSHAAGKGLNVAQVLADLGHSVTVGGFLGQDNLQPFEALIERRGFVDCFVRVPGETRSNLKLVEADGRVTDINGQGPQVDDAACAALLRRLEAVAPGHDAVVVAGSLPRGISPEWFRLLLEQLKAQGLKVALDSSGEALRAGLQSAPWLVKPNTEELGEVLGVGVHSDAEQRAAAKQLLASGVEHVVVSAGEQGVSWFAAGLALHAQPPQVRVASTVGAGDSLVAGMVHGLLLGEATAQTLRRATAIAAQAVTQVGFGIGDHDQLARLQAAVQLTEQQEGCR, from the coding sequence ATGGCCAAGATCCTCACCCTGACCCTGAACCCGGCGCTGGACATCACCGTCAGCCTCGACACCCTGCGCCCGGGGCTCGTCAACCGTGCCCAGGACCAGCACAGCCATGCCGCCGGGAAAGGGCTGAACGTCGCCCAGGTGCTTGCCGACCTGGGGCACAGCGTGACCGTGGGTGGTTTCCTTGGCCAGGACAACCTGCAGCCGTTCGAGGCGTTGATCGAACGCCGTGGCTTCGTCGACTGCTTCGTCCGTGTACCGGGCGAAACCCGCAGCAACCTCAAGTTGGTCGAGGCCGATGGCCGCGTTACCGATATCAATGGCCAGGGGCCGCAGGTCGATGATGCGGCCTGCGCGGCCTTGTTACGTCGACTGGAGGCGGTGGCGCCGGGGCATGATGCGGTGGTGGTAGCCGGCAGCCTGCCGCGTGGCATCAGCCCCGAGTGGTTTCGCCTGTTGCTTGAGCAACTGAAGGCGCAAGGGCTGAAGGTCGCCCTCGACAGCAGCGGCGAAGCCCTGCGCGCCGGGTTGCAGAGTGCCCCGTGGCTGGTCAAGCCCAATACCGAAGAGCTTGGCGAGGTGCTGGGCGTCGGGGTGCACAGTGACGCCGAACAGCGTGCTGCTGCCAAGCAGCTGCTGGCCAGTGGTGTCGAGCATGTGGTGGTGTCGGCGGGTGAGCAGGGGGTCAGTTGGTTCGCCGCTGGCCTGGCGCTGCATGCCCAGCCACCACAGGTACGTGTGGCCAGCACCGTGGGTGCGGGTGACTCGCTGGTGGCGGGCATGGTGCATGGCCTGCTGCTTGGCGAGGCCACGGCGCAGACCCTGCGCCGCGCCACGGCCATTGCCGCCCAGGCGGTGACCCAAGTCGGCTTCGGGATCGGCGACCACGATCAACTGGCGCGCCTGCAAGCCGCCGTGCAACTGACAGAACAACAAGAGGGTTGCCGATGA
- a CDS encoding PTS fructose-like transporter subunit IIB — MNIAIVTACPNGQVSSVLSARLLAAAAQRRGWKTCVEVVDAEHPERQLSAAQIAEADWVLVVSTGPVDLARFNGKRLYQSTPAQALADREGFLDQAAAKAQLQVDAPAAAQTSGGVRLVAVTACPTGVAHTFMAAEALQQAAQQLGYSLTVETQGSVGARNPLSAQAIAEADVVLLAADIEVPTDRFAGKRIYRCGTGIALKQAQATLDKALAEAKVESAGDAASAVAKAEKTGVYKHLLTGVSFMLPMVVAGGLLIALSFVFGIEAYKEPGTLPAALMQIGGEAAFKLMVPLLAGYIAWSIADRPGLAPGMIGGLLASTLGAGFIGGIVAGFLAGYSAKAIARWARLPSSLDALKPILIIPLLASLFTGLVMIYVVGQPVAAMLEGLTHFLDSMGTTNAILLGLLLGGMMCVDLGGPINKAAYAFSVGLLASSSYAPMAATMAAGMVPPIGLGIATFLARRKFAQSEREAGKAALALGLCFISEGAIPFAAKDPLRVIPASVAGGALTGALSMYFGCKLMAPHGGLFVLLIPNAINHALLYLLAIVAGSLLTAVVYAVIKKSERVELAVAPVKG, encoded by the coding sequence ATGAACATTGCCATTGTCACCGCCTGCCCCAACGGCCAGGTGTCCAGCGTGCTCAGTGCGCGCCTGCTGGCGGCCGCCGCCCAGCGTCGCGGATGGAAAACCTGCGTCGAAGTGGTGGATGCCGAGCATCCAGAGCGGCAGTTGAGCGCCGCGCAGATCGCTGAGGCTGATTGGGTACTGGTGGTCAGCACCGGCCCGGTTGACCTGGCTCGGTTCAACGGCAAACGTTTGTACCAGAGCACGCCGGCCCAAGCGCTGGCCGACCGAGAAGGCTTTCTCGACCAGGCGGCCGCAAAGGCTCAGCTTCAGGTTGATGCGCCCGCTGCTGCGCAAACGTCGGGGGGCGTGCGCTTGGTTGCCGTTACCGCCTGCCCGACGGGCGTCGCGCACACCTTCATGGCTGCCGAGGCCCTGCAACAGGCTGCGCAGCAGCTTGGCTACTCGCTGACCGTGGAAACCCAGGGCTCGGTCGGTGCGCGCAACCCGCTTTCGGCCCAGGCCATCGCCGAGGCGGATGTGGTGCTGTTGGCCGCCGACATCGAGGTGCCCACTGACCGGTTTGCGGGTAAGCGGATCTACCGCTGCGGCACCGGTATTGCGCTCAAGCAGGCCCAGGCCACACTGGACAAGGCCCTGGCAGAGGCCAAGGTGGAAAGCGCAGGCGATGCCGCATCCGCGGTGGCCAAGGCCGAAAAGACAGGGGTGTACAAGCACCTGCTGACCGGCGTGTCGTTCATGCTGCCGATGGTGGTGGCCGGCGGCTTGTTGATCGCCTTGTCATTCGTGTTCGGTATCGAGGCATACAAGGAGCCAGGCACGCTCCCGGCTGCCTTGATGCAGATTGGCGGCGAGGCAGCATTCAAGCTGATGGTGCCGCTGCTGGCGGGCTATATCGCCTGGTCCATCGCCGACCGCCCGGGCCTTGCACCCGGCATGATCGGCGGCCTGCTGGCCAGCACCCTGGGCGCCGGTTTCATCGGCGGTATCGTTGCCGGTTTTCTTGCCGGCTACAGCGCCAAGGCCATCGCCCGCTGGGCACGGCTGCCGAGCAGCCTGGATGCGCTCAAGCCGATCCTGATCATTCCGCTGCTGGCCAGCCTGTTCACCGGCCTGGTGATGATCTATGTGGTGGGCCAGCCGGTAGCGGCCATGCTCGAAGGGCTGACGCACTTTCTCGACAGCATGGGCACTACCAATGCCATCCTGCTTGGCCTGTTGCTGGGCGGCATGATGTGCGTCGACCTGGGTGGGCCGATCAACAAGGCGGCCTATGCCTTCTCGGTGGGGCTACTGGCTTCGTCGAGCTACGCGCCGATGGCGGCGACCATGGCCGCTGGCATGGTGCCCCCGATCGGCCTGGGCATCGCCACCTTCCTGGCCCGGCGCAAGTTTGCGCAGAGCGAGCGCGAGGCGGGCAAGGCGGCGCTGGCGCTGGGCCTGTGCTTCATCTCCGAAGGGGCGATTCCGTTCGCGGCCAAGGATCCGTTACGGGTGATCCCGGCGAGCGTGGCGGGTGGAGCGTTGACCGGTGCGCTGTCGATGTATTTCGGCTGCAAGCTGATGGCGCCGCATGGCGGGCTGTTCGTGTTGCTGATCCCCAATGCGATCAACCATGCGTTGTTGTATCTGCTGGCGATCGTGGCGGGAAGCCTGCTGACGGCGGTGGTGTATGCCGTGATCAAGAAGAGTGAGCGGGTGGAGCTGGCAGTGGCGCCGGTCAAGGGCTGA
- a CDS encoding DUF3820 family protein yields MKPETLELLVTRTMPFGKYQGRIIADLPGDYLAWFARKGFPAGELGGLLALMHEVDHNGLGDLLVPLRQKHRR; encoded by the coding sequence ATGAAACCGGAAACCCTCGAACTGCTGGTCACGCGCACGATGCCGTTTGGTAAATACCAGGGTCGGATCATTGCCGACCTGCCAGGTGATTACCTGGCGTGGTTTGCGCGCAAGGGTTTCCCGGCAGGGGAATTGGGTGGGTTGTTGGCGTTGATGCACGAAGTCGACCATAACGGCCTAGGGGATTTGCTGGTGCCGTTGCGGCAGAAACATCGGCGCTAG
- a CDS encoding ferritin-like domain-containing protein, whose product MSNPNKDVIDVLNDLIEYSKDGEKGFKTSADDVKNPELRAFFVQRAGECASAAAELQSEVRRLGGDPETSTSISGDMHRGWVNLKSMVTGKDEEAVLNEVERGEDHALKAYKEAREKLVKLGRAASDESYALVEKQLQGVQRNHDQVKALRNAARARS is encoded by the coding sequence ATGAGCAACCCCAACAAAGACGTGATCGACGTACTCAACGACCTGATCGAGTACAGCAAGGACGGCGAAAAGGGTTTCAAGACCTCGGCCGATGATGTGAAGAACCCGGAACTGAGGGCTTTCTTCGTGCAGCGTGCGGGTGAATGCGCCAGTGCTGCGGCTGAACTGCAAAGCGAAGTCCGCCGCCTGGGTGGCGACCCGGAAACCTCCACCAGCATCAGCGGTGACATGCATCGCGGCTGGGTCAATCTCAAGTCGATGGTCACTGGCAAGGACGAAGAAGCCGTGCTCAACGAAGTCGAGCGTGGCGAAGACCATGCCCTCAAGGCCTACAAGGAAGCCCGTGAAAAACTGGTCAAACTGGGCCGTGCTGCCAGCGACGAGAGCTACGCACTGGTCGAGAAGCAGCTGCAAGGCGTGCAACGCAACCATGACCAGGTGAAAGCCCTGCGTAACGCCGCACGCGCCCGCTCCTAA
- a CDS encoding sensor domain-containing diguanylate cyclase, translating to MPTRLPRLALYRSHPELILNLGSCLAVLAIVAIVSYLLARERDSVEQSAIRASNNIVQLIESDILRNAELYDQSLQGLIWAVNRKELPGIPGPLRQRLLFNEAFVDKKRGDVLWLDKAGNVVGDSTSMVPRKANFADTGVFQAHLHNPNLGLLVGPPFKARLGDLDWCISFSRRISGPDGEFAGLAAGALRLSYFNELFQRLDIGDDSSINLFNTHGQLLARQPSRPQDPLIGSNYSDRPNFKRVLGEHSGSFTARSGTTGAQRMYTFARVADLPLIVMVVHSADEVFESWRRTAILVSVATGVLCVGILWLTLLLGRELQRRHEAEQSLATLAATDSLTGLANRRRLDQVLRLEWARAQRNRRPLAVMMVDVDHFKAFNQRHGHAGGDHALREVAKAIEQCLRRPADLAARYGGEEFQVILPETELPGALLLAERIRTCVEELAPFADDLRSVTVSIGIGVYIPGTQHDLTQVLGDADEALYRAKANGRNRVEGPVA from the coding sequence ATGCCCACTCGATTACCGCGTCTCGCACTCTACAGGTCGCACCCCGAGCTGATCCTCAACCTGGGCAGTTGCCTTGCCGTGCTCGCCATCGTGGCCATCGTCAGCTATCTGCTGGCCCGCGAGCGCGACAGCGTCGAGCAATCGGCCATCCGCGCCTCGAACAACATCGTGCAACTGATCGAAAGCGACATCCTGCGCAACGCCGAACTGTACGACCAGTCCCTGCAGGGCCTGATCTGGGCGGTCAATCGCAAGGAACTGCCCGGGATCCCTGGCCCCCTGCGCCAGCGCCTGCTGTTCAACGAAGCCTTCGTCGACAAGAAACGCGGCGATGTGCTGTGGCTCGACAAAGCCGGCAATGTGGTGGGCGATTCCACCAGCATGGTGCCGCGCAAGGCCAACTTCGCCGACACCGGCGTGTTCCAGGCCCACCTGCACAACCCTAACCTCGGCCTGCTGGTAGGCCCGCCGTTCAAGGCCCGCCTGGGCGACCTGGACTGGTGCATCAGTTTCAGCCGGCGCATCTCCGGGCCCGACGGCGAGTTCGCCGGATTGGCCGCTGGCGCCTTGCGCCTTTCCTATTTCAACGAACTGTTCCAACGCCTGGATATCGGCGACGACAGCAGCATCAACCTGTTCAATACCCACGGCCAGCTGCTCGCTCGGCAACCTTCGCGCCCGCAGGACCCGCTGATCGGCAGCAATTACAGCGATCGGCCCAACTTCAAGCGCGTGCTCGGTGAACACAGCGGCAGCTTCACCGCCCGCTCGGGCACTACTGGTGCGCAGCGCATGTACACCTTCGCTCGGGTGGCCGATCTGCCCTTGATCGTGATGGTGGTGCACTCGGCCGACGAGGTGTTCGAGTCCTGGCGACGCACGGCAATATTGGTCAGTGTGGCCACCGGCGTACTGTGCGTCGGCATCTTGTGGTTGACCTTGCTGCTCGGCCGCGAGCTGCAGCGCCGTCATGAGGCAGAACAGAGCCTGGCGACCCTCGCCGCCACCGATAGCCTTACCGGGCTTGCCAACCGTCGCCGGCTGGACCAGGTGCTGCGCCTGGAGTGGGCGCGGGCTCAGCGCAATCGCAGGCCCCTGGCCGTGATGATGGTGGATGTGGACCACTTCAAGGCATTCAACCAGCGCCATGGCCATGCCGGCGGCGACCACGCGCTACGCGAGGTGGCCAAGGCCATCGAGCAATGCCTGAGGCGCCCTGCCGATCTGGCAGCACGCTATGGGGGGGAGGAGTTTCAGGTGATCTTGCCAGAGACCGAGCTGCCAGGTGCGCTGCTGTTGGCAGAACGGATTCGAACTTGCGTGGAAGAGTTGGCGCCGTTTGCCGATGATCTGCGCTCGGTGACGGTCAGCATCGGCATCGGCGTCTACATCCCAGGCACCCAGCACGACCTTACCCAGGTGTTGGGCGATGCGGACGAAGCCCTCTACCGGGCCAAGGCCAATGGCCGTAACCGAGTAGAGGGGCCTGTCGCTTAG
- a CDS encoding OprD family porin — protein sequence MPSAFRFTPLFIALTATMPLAAQANEDKADGFIEGSSFNLHFRNAYFNRNNLNPGVRDKREWGQGAVARFESGYTPGVVGFGLDAHAMLGLKLDGGGGHAGTSILPTHVKDDGELGAAPHSFSTAGAAVKLKAFDTELKAGDLFLTNPVIAGGETRMLPQTFRGVSLTNTSIDGLLLEGGQVSFTHPYNQSGHRRIDTYYGALDEHDKSKHLNWAGASWSGTENITANLYAAELKDIWNQYYADFDYTYVVNDLVSLNPGVHFYHTQDTGQALLGKIDNNTYSLHFTVNAGYHSVTAAYQRVNGNTPFDYINLGDSVYLDNSRMYSDFNAPNERSWKLQYGYNFAGVGIPGLSTTVSYSRGEADLTKATQDRSHYDYYRADGKNATHWERDLDVKYVFQEGDFKDLSVLVRYATHRGSQGYASIDDNSDNDELRVIVDYPLNVF from the coding sequence GTGCCTTCCGCGTTTCGTTTCACCCCGCTGTTCATTGCATTGACTGCAACGATGCCTCTCGCCGCCCAGGCAAATGAAGACAAGGCTGATGGCTTCATCGAAGGCTCGTCGTTCAACCTGCATTTTCGTAATGCCTACTTCAACCGCAACAACCTCAACCCAGGCGTGCGCGACAAGCGCGAGTGGGGCCAGGGCGCAGTCGCCCGCTTCGAGTCCGGCTATACCCCTGGGGTGGTCGGCTTCGGCCTCGACGCCCATGCCATGCTGGGCCTGAAGCTCGACGGCGGTGGCGGCCATGCCGGCACCAGCATCCTGCCTACGCACGTCAAGGATGACGGAGAGCTGGGCGCAGCGCCGCACTCCTTCTCCACGGCGGGCGCAGCGGTCAAGCTCAAGGCGTTCGATACCGAGCTCAAGGCCGGTGACCTGTTCCTCACCAACCCGGTGATCGCCGGCGGCGAAACTCGCATGCTGCCGCAGACCTTCCGCGGCGTGAGCCTGACCAACACCAGCATCGACGGGCTGCTGCTCGAAGGTGGCCAAGTCAGCTTCACCCACCCGTACAACCAGAGCGGCCACCGCCGCATCGACACCTACTACGGTGCGCTGGACGAGCACGACAAGAGCAAGCACCTGAACTGGGCCGGCGCTTCCTGGAGCGGTACCGAAAACATCACCGCCAACCTTTACGCCGCCGAGCTGAAGGACATCTGGAACCAGTACTACGCCGACTTCGACTACACCTACGTGGTCAACGACCTGGTCAGCCTGAACCCAGGCGTGCACTTCTACCACACCCAGGACACTGGCCAGGCGCTGCTGGGCAAGATCGACAACAACACCTACAGCCTGCACTTCACGGTCAACGCCGGTTACCACAGCGTCACGGCCGCCTACCAGCGGGTCAACGGCAACACCCCGTTCGACTACATCAACCTGGGCGACAGCGTGTACCTGGACAACTCGCGCATGTATTCCGACTTCAACGCCCCCAACGAGCGTTCGTGGAAGTTGCAGTACGGCTACAACTTTGCCGGCGTCGGCATCCCTGGCCTGAGCACCACCGTATCGTACTCGCGCGGCGAGGCGGACCTGACCAAGGCCACCCAGGACCGCAGCCACTACGACTACTACCGCGCCGATGGCAAGAACGCCACGCACTGGGAGCGTGACCTGGACGTGAAGTATGTGTTCCAGGAAGGCGACTTCAAGGACCTGTCGGTGCTGGTGCGCTACGCCACCCACCGCGGCAGCCAGGGCTATGCGTCGATCGACGACAACAGCGACAACGACGAACTGCGGGTGATCGTGGATTATCCATTGAACGTGTTCTGA